The Cucurbita pepo subsp. pepo cultivar mu-cu-16 chromosome LG05, ASM280686v2, whole genome shotgun sequence nucleotide sequence TCTGTTCATTTTCCGAAGAACTTTTCAGattctctctctgtttgtCTGGATTGATGTCCTTATTTGTTTGTTAGGTTATTGATTTACTTGTTTATCACTCAGGATGCCGTAATCGAACTGTCAGAGCATGGCGTCGTTTTGATCGTTGAAGAATCCGGCTGTCTTCAGGCGAAAGTGTATCTGCAGCGTGAGGTTTTGAACTTTGAGTTTATGATCTGAATCTCCTATTTATCGATTGTTGGTGTTAATTCCGTAATTTGGATGCGAAAAGAAATATCGTGCTTGTTTTGCGTTATTAAGTGGTAGCTGAAGttcaaaataaagaataattacTTGAAATGTACATTATTTGAAAAGTTAATGTTCGAAGAAGGAAATTGTTTCTTATGCTTCCATCTTCCTTTCCGTTTTTGGAGTTGCTGAAATTCTGCTGCTCTTCTTTACGCTACAGGTTTTCATTCGTTATGAATACAGTGCACAAGCTCGGCCAAGGTTTGGAGTGAGCTTAGGCATTTTTGTTGATAGCTTGAATACATTTTCTGTTCCTGGACGTTTAAGCATCGTTGAAATCAAATACCCGGGACCTGACATGCAACTTCTGCTCAAGTATTTACTTTCATCTCTGTTGCATCACGTTTTGAATCTATTGTTAGACTCTATGTTTGGCTTTGTATTGGCAGAAAAAATCAAGTACATAAAGCTTTCGACTATTCtgatgttaatttaatttgactgtgttggatgatgaaagtcttacatcggctaatttagagaatgatcatgggtttataatcaaggaatattatcctggtatgaggccttttgggaagcccaaaggaaagtcacgagagcttatgctcaaagtggacaatatcataccattgtggagagtcgggtttgtctaacatggtatcagagccatgccccaaacttagtcgtgtcaatagatgggtaaatcctcaaatgtcgaacaaaggactccaaaagaaaaggagtcgagcctcctcgaaggcatagtaaaaaatgactaagactccaaaagaaaaaggagtcgagcctcgattaaggggagacatactttgttcgaagggaggtgttggatgatgaaagtcccacatcggctaatttagggaatggttatgggtttataatcaaggaatactatctccatagGAGTCGAGCCTTTGCTAAAATTTGATATTCTATCAACTTGTTGAACCgttttatgataaaatttatggcccttgtagatttttttttttcaaaatttctttgtATTCTATCCTGAAGAACGTGTTGGTGCACTTATTTTATGCAGATCTGAGAGAGGAAATACAGTTCATTTGTATGTTCGTTTTCCATTCAACGACTCTAATAACGTTGGTCATTTCATCTGGGGTTTATTATCAGGTCAGTTGATTCATCAGATGCGTGTATTTATGCGGAGATCCGAACCAGAATCCCAGAAACCATTTCATGGGATTACAATTTTGAACCTGCAGGAAGTAGCCCACTCAGTTTCACTGTCAAGGTATTAGTTCATATTGCAACTTCGAAACCTTTTATGTGCACTAAAAGATGATATCTGACACAATTGCTAGAAGATTCAAATCTGAAAATACTTAGAAGGAAAGTTAACAATATGAAGGGATGAGGCATGCGAatctgaataatttttttacagATCATCATATAAAAATTACACAAACAGTTGGAGGTTAAATATTATCTGTGGTTAATATCAATCGACTCGACTTGAAGCATGTAGTTTTAATGCTAGTCTGCAGCTCTGAAGGAAGCTATTGATGATCTTGAATGGCCTGGATCAAGCGTCCAGATATCTCTAGAACCATCTCCCCCTTCTGTCACCTTCAAAGGTGAAGGTCATGGAGACTTGCAGGCATGGTTTGTCATAAACAAACTGAAATTTGAACTCCTTGTAACGTTGTAACAATACCAATACAACCTATTCTTATTTCCTGTACAGGTAGATTTCATGTACTATGCAAACACTGATCTTTTGATCTCGTTCCATTGCGATCGTCCGGTATCCTACAGGTAACATGCTTCCTCCACAAAGTTAAAACGTTCTAATCTTAGCTCATACTTAACATGTGAGCAATTTTTCTGCTTTGTTTTGTGCTTCGATATGTGCAGGTACAAATACAAATTTCTACGAGCGACAACTTCGAACATACCGAGCAGTGTGATCAGAGAAAATAGGGGAAGCAAGTTGACTATTGGGAGAGGAGGAATGCTAAAAGTTCAGCACCTGGTTTCCGTGGCAAGACCCTCCACTTCACACCCACATATAGATTCTGCTGGTTATCAGCAACCCAGTAGAATTGCTTTCATTGAGTTCTTTGTAAAACCAGAAGAAGACACCACAGATGATTAGTGgttcttttctattctcttttTGAAGTATTGCACAACCGAGCTATGCTTATTTTGATATGATTCTTTCGTATATTTTGCCATCTTCTGGCGTTCCCATTCATCAAGGGATCTCTTGAGTTCTGTTTTGAGCCTTTGGTTTTCTCAAATCATTTTGACAAAAGTTAGACCAAATATACCAAACTTAATCAACTCTAGCTTACTTAAGGGTGGAAACATTTAAAtctctaatatttttagttgATGGCATATTTGAGAAGTTGCCTTTTTACTTcatgaaaagaatattaaaaaatatgatataaaagCATGTGTTGATCAtcgattgttttttttttaacgtttgaatgttaagaatgatgctTTGATGTCatgttttttaatgtttaaatgttaaaaatgatGCTCTTATACATGTTAAGAATTAGAAGTTCTGATACTACGTTAAAAATGTTAAGAATTAAGAATTAGAAGTTCGAGAAATAATAGCAGGATTAAAAGTCCgattttcattaatgtttattttaaatggaaaacaTAATACATATCATTAGTTCGATCTTCATTAATGttcattttaaatagaatacaGATCACAAGACTTAATCCTAAAAACAAGAGAACGACAAAATATTCTACGAACCAAATCTTCAAGATATGCTACTaactaaatcttaaaaataataaaaataagataaaccAAACAACTTGAGGATCTTAATTTGTGCTATATTTCCCACATGGAATCTAGCCCCTAATCGGAAGTATCCCATGTGTCCTCCTTCCCGCAGTTTGCCAGTTCTTTTCGGTTGTGGCCCCCCCCCCGTGGGTTAGCTTGGGTTAGATTTTGGAGTCTCTTCTAGAGTCCCCCTGACTTAAAAGCTTCAAAGGAGCTTCAAAGGGTAGCAGGTGCTACGGGCCAAGGAGCCGAGTCATACCATCCCAAAAAACCACCTCCCTTGTGAAAAAGTACCCAGCCTCCAACGAACACGGCCAAGACTccctttctctttcatttgttgagtctttcaattctctttgaTTTACGCTTGAACGAAACAGAAGATATTGTCGATGAGGTCCTGAGCTAAACCTTGGCTAAACCCTTAGAAATCTTAGTGCCATAATTTTACCTATGAACctattttagttaattttgatgttaaactttaatttaatttaaattaacgacaaaattaatatatttatgtagttaatttttaaaaaattctggTTGATTATATATAACTTCCAGCTTTACTTTCatctattaaaataattatgaacattaattttgttggcattagaattaaaatttggaatttcaaacttcaatttaattaaatttaaaattattcgaAAGGTATGTTTTAATcccaaacaatttaatttatggaaCTATGTAGAAGCCTCTTCACAAACATcgaaatttaagaaaaagaaaaaagaaaaaacaaatttattatatgatatacTAANCACGTATAAATCAAAAACCAAATCAACGGCGTGGATCATCCCAACACTCAACGCAATATTATTGGTTGCAAACACGTTACACGAAGTTTGATTGGTCCACGTCATCATGAATGACACGGTTCTACGCAAAATGAAGGGTCGTGGCAACCTGAAATTTCATTGATCTCACTATATAAGACCTCACCTCGCGCTGATAGTTTTCcgaaaaaaatttctaaatccaAAAACGAACTCCAAagcatttttcttcattttcttcattc carries:
- the LOC111796019 gene encoding uncharacterized protein LOC111796019 isoform X2 — protein: MSSSAVDAEAPDLVCQLDNVQGLVDAFTAVRWKRHQDAVIELSEHGVVLIVEESGCLQAKVYLQREVFIRYEYSAQARPRFGVSLGIFVDSLNTFSVPGRLSIVEIKYPGPDMQLLLKSVDSSDACIYAEIRTRIPETISWDYNFEPAGSSPLSFTVKVDFMYYANTDLLISFHCDRPVSYRYKYKFLRATTSNIPSSVIRENRGSKLTIGRGGMLKVQHLVSVARPSTSHPHIDSAGYQQPSRIAFIEFFVKPEEDTTDD
- the LOC111796019 gene encoding uncharacterized protein LOC111796019 isoform X1, whose protein sequence is MSSSAVDAEAPDLVCQLDNVQGLVDAFTAVRWKRHQDAVIELSEHGVVLIVEESGCLQAKVYLQREVFIRYEYSAQARPRFGVSLGIFVDSLNTFSVPGRLSIVEIKYPGPDMQLLLKSVDSSDACIYAEIRTRIPETISWDYNFEPAGSSPLSFTVKSAALKEAIDDLEWPGSSVQISLEPSPPSVTFKGEGHGDLQVDFMYYANTDLLISFHCDRPVSYRYKYKFLRATTSNIPSSVIRENRGSKLTIGRGGMLKVQHLVSVARPSTSHPHIDSAGYQQPSRIAFIEFFVKPEEDTTDD
- the LOC111796019 gene encoding uncharacterized protein LOC111796019 isoform X3, which codes for MQLLLKSVDSSDACIYAEIRTRIPETISWDYNFEPAGSSPLSFTVKSAALKEAIDDLEWPGSSVQISLEPSPPSVTFKGEGHGDLQVDFMYYANTDLLISFHCDRPVSYRYKYKFLRATTSNIPSSVIRENRGSKLTIGRGGMLKVQHLVSVARPSTSHPHIDSAGYQQPSRIAFIEFFVKPEEDTTDD